In Clostridium sporogenes, one genomic interval encodes:
- the ruvB gene encoding Holliday junction branch migration DNA helicase RuvB: MENRMVTPFDVEDDKEQYSLRPTTLKEYIGQEKVKANLDIFIQAAKKRGESLDHVLFYGPPGLGKTTLANIIANEMTGNLKVTSGPAIEKAGDLAAILTSLTDYDVLFIDEIHRLNRSIEEILYPAMEDYALDIVIGKGAAAKSIRLDLPKFTLIGATTRVGLLTSPLRDRFGMLCAMEFYTDEELMEIVVRSAAILNVNICKEAAFEIGKRSRGTPRIANRLLKRVRDYCDVKHDGDIDLQGAKAALDLLEVDKEGLDKIDNKILEAIIFNFKGGPVGLETLAYFIGEELDTIEDVYEPYLIQKGFIMRTPRGRVASEKAYNHFGVTKKEEKTNQVSIFNK, encoded by the coding sequence ATGGAGAACAGAATGGTAACTCCTTTTGATGTAGAAGATGATAAGGAACAGTATAGTTTAAGACCTACTACATTAAAAGAATATATAGGTCAAGAAAAAGTAAAAGCTAATTTAGATATATTCATACAAGCAGCTAAAAAAAGAGGAGAGTCTTTAGATCATGTGCTTTTTTATGGACCACCAGGACTAGGTAAGACTACTCTTGCTAATATTATAGCTAATGAAATGACAGGTAATTTAAAAGTAACTTCAGGTCCAGCTATAGAAAAAGCAGGAGATTTAGCGGCTATATTAACTAGTTTAACAGATTATGATGTTTTATTTATAGATGAAATTCATAGATTAAATAGATCTATAGAAGAAATATTATATCCAGCTATGGAAGATTATGCTTTAGATATAGTTATAGGCAAAGGTGCTGCAGCAAAGTCTATAAGATTAGATCTTCCTAAATTTACTCTTATAGGGGCTACTACAAGAGTTGGATTATTAACATCTCCCTTAAGAGATAGATTTGGTATGTTATGTGCTATGGAATTTTATACAGATGAGGAACTTATGGAAATAGTAGTAAGATCAGCAGCTATATTAAATGTAAATATTTGCAAGGAAGCTGCTTTTGAAATAGGAAAAAGATCTAGAGGTACTCCAAGAATCGCCAATAGGCTCTTAAAAAGAGTTAGAGATTATTGTGATGTTAAACATGATGGTGATATAGATTTACAGGGTGCAAAGGCAGCCTTAGACTTATTAGAAGTAGATAAAGAAGGGTTAGATAAAATAGATAATAAAATATTAGAAGCTATAATTTTTAATTTTAAAGGAGGCCCTGTAGGATTAGAAACCTTAGCTTATTTTATAGGTGAGGAATTAGATACAATAGAGGATGTTTATGAACCATATCTTATACAAAAAGGATTTATAATGAGAACTCCGAGAGGAAGAGTGGCCTCAGAAAAAGCATATAACCATTTTGGAGTAACAAAAAAAGAAGAAAAAACAAATCAAGTATCTATATTTAATAAATAA
- the queA gene encoding tRNA preQ1(34) S-adenosylmethionine ribosyltransferase-isomerase QueA — protein MKVKDFDFYLPEELIAQHPMEKRDEARLLVLDKKTGEIEDKIFKDILDYLTPNDCLVLNNTRVLPARLIGSKEETGGKMEFLLLKRKEKDVWETLVKPGKRAQIGARFIFGNGELRAEVIGIGEEGSRIVKFYYEGIFEEILDQLGQMPLPPYIKEKLDDKEMYQTVYSKEEGSAAAPTAGLHFTEELLEKIKEKGVKLAFLTLHVGLGTFRPVKVEDIQEHIMHSEFYKMDKETAKTINTTREKGGRVIAVGTTSCRTLETIGDIEGKVKEQSGWTDIFIYPGYEYKVVDALITNFHLPQSTLLMLVSALAGRDNIMNAYNMAVEKEYRFFSFGDAMFIK, from the coding sequence GTGAAAGTAAAAGATTTTGATTTTTATTTACCAGAGGAATTAATAGCACAACATCCTATGGAGAAAAGAGATGAAGCTAGATTACTTGTATTAGACAAGAAAACAGGTGAGATAGAGGATAAAATATTTAAGGACATTTTAGATTATTTAACACCAAATGATTGTTTAGTTTTAAATAATACTAGGGTTTTACCTGCAAGACTTATAGGGTCAAAAGAAGAAACTGGTGGGAAAATGGAATTCTTACTTTTAAAGAGAAAAGAAAAGGATGTATGGGAAACTTTAGTTAAGCCGGGAAAGAGAGCTCAGATTGGAGCAAGATTTATATTTGGTAATGGAGAGCTTAGAGCAGAAGTTATAGGAATAGGAGAAGAAGGAAGTAGAATAGTAAAATTTTATTATGAAGGTATTTTCGAGGAAATATTAGATCAACTAGGACAAATGCCCCTACCTCCATATATAAAGGAAAAGCTAGATGATAAAGAAATGTATCAAACAGTTTATTCAAAGGAAGAGGGATCAGCAGCAGCTCCTACAGCAGGACTTCATTTTACAGAGGAACTTTTGGAAAAAATAAAAGAAAAAGGTGTGAAATTAGCCTTTTTAACCTTACATGTAGGATTAGGAACTTTTAGGCCAGTTAAAGTAGAAGATATTCAAGAGCATATTATGCATTCAGAATTTTATAAAATGGATAAAGAAACTGCTAAAACAATAAATACTACAAGAGAAAAGGGTGGAAGAGTTATAGCAGTAGGAACTACCTCTTGTAGAACATTGGAAACTATAGGGGACATAGAAGGTAAAGTAAAGGAGCAATCAGGATGGACAGATATATTTATTTATCCAGGATATGAATATAAAGTAGTGGATGCTTTAATTACTAATTTTCATCTTCCACAATCTACATTATTAATGTTAGTATCTGCATTAGCAGGCAGAGACAATATAATGAATGCATATAATATGGCAGTAGAAAAGGAATATAGATTCTTCTCCTTTGGAGATGCTATGTTTATTAAATAA
- the tgt gene encoding tRNA guanosine(34) transglycosylase Tgt encodes MYKLLKKSGKARRGEFTTPHGVIQTPVFMNVGTLAAIKGAVSSMDLKEIGCQVELSNTYHLHLRPGDEVVKKMGGLHKFMNWDRPILTDSGGFQVFSLSKIRKIQEEGVYFNSHIDGRKIFMGPEESMKIQSNLASTIAMAFDECVENPAPREYVEKSVERTTRWLHRCKDEMDRLNSLPDTINNKQMLFGINQGGIYEDIRIEHAKTIAKMDLDGYAIGGLAVGESHEDMYRIIDAVVPHLPEDKPIYLMGVGIPSNILEAVDRGVDFFDCVLPARNGRHAHVFTKEGKINLLNAKFELDDRPIDEGCQCPACKHYTRSYIRHLFKAKEMLAMRLCVLHNLYFYNNLMQEIRDAIDGDYFKEYKERKLQQWGGRA; translated from the coding sequence ATGTACAAATTGTTAAAAAAATCAGGAAAGGCAAGACGAGGAGAATTTACAACTCCTCATGGTGTGATACAGACTCCTGTATTTATGAATGTGGGAACCCTTGCGGCCATAAAAGGAGCAGTATCATCTATGGATTTAAAGGAAATAGGATGTCAAGTTGAATTATCTAATACATATCATCTTCATTTAAGACCAGGAGATGAAGTTGTTAAAAAAATGGGTGGATTACATAAATTTATGAATTGGGATAGACCAATACTTACAGATTCAGGTGGATTTCAAGTATTTTCATTATCAAAAATAAGAAAAATACAAGAAGAAGGAGTTTATTTTAATTCTCATATAGATGGTAGAAAAATATTTATGGGACCGGAAGAAAGTATGAAAATACAAAGTAATCTAGCTTCAACTATAGCTATGGCTTTTGATGAATGTGTGGAAAATCCAGCACCAAGGGAGTATGTAGAAAAGTCCGTAGAAAGAACAACAAGATGGTTACATAGATGTAAAGATGAGATGGATAGATTAAATTCTTTGCCAGATACTATAAATAATAAGCAAATGTTATTTGGTATAAATCAAGGTGGAATTTATGAAGATATAAGAATAGAACATGCTAAAACTATAGCTAAAATGGATTTAGATGGATATGCTATAGGAGGATTGGCTGTTGGGGAAAGTCATGAAGACATGTATAGAATAATAGATGCAGTAGTTCCCCATCTTCCAGAGGATAAACCTATATATCTTATGGGAGTTGGAATACCAAGTAATATATTGGAAGCTGTAGATAGAGGGGTAGATTTCTTTGATTGTGTTCTTCCTGCAAGAAATGGAAGACATGCACATGTTTTCACAAAAGAGGGTAAAATAAATTTATTGAATGCAAAATTTGAATTAGATGATAGACCTATTGATGAAGGTTGTCAGTGTCCAGCTTGTAAGCATTATACAAGATCCTATATAAGACATTTATTTAAAGCAAAGGAAATGCTAGCTATGAGATTATGTGTTTTACATAACTTATATTTTTATAATAATTTAATGCAGGAAATAAGAGATGCCATTGACGGAGATTATTTTAAAGAATACAAAGAAAGAAAACTTCAACAGTGGGGTGGAAGAGCATAA
- the yajC gene encoding preprotein translocase subunit YajC, with protein MQQGLGLNSIFLVVMLGLFYVMVFMPEKKRKKKYNEMLNSISVNDEIITRGGIIGKIVSIKEDYVIIQTGPDRVKIQVSKSGILDITKKREDTDKKEDIDKKEEKPAKEDK; from the coding sequence ATGCAACAAGGTCTAGGATTAAATAGTATATTCTTAGTGGTAATGCTTGGATTATTCTATGTAATGGTATTTATGCCAGAGAAGAAAAGAAAGAAAAAATATAATGAAATGTTAAATTCCATCTCTGTAAATGATGAAATAATAACAAGAGGTGGAATAATAGGCAAAATAGTTAGCATAAAAGAAGACTATGTAATTATACAAACAGGACCAGATAGAGTTAAGATACAAGTTAGTAAAAGTGGAATATTAGACATAACTAAAAAAAGAGAAGATACAGATAAAAAAGAAGATATTGATAAGAAAGAGGAAAAACCAGCAAAAGAGGATAAATAA
- a CDS encoding TIGR04086 family membrane protein yields MLNKKNTEFIVQGLLRAIIITVIMLLIFAVILTFKDIGEKISSIIYLLITILSIMYGTIYAVRKINKKGWLIGLVISIIYMAIIYIISIVSGNTLTFGTDRFIRIFLALILGILSGMLGINI; encoded by the coding sequence ATGTTGAATAAGAAAAATACTGAATTTATTGTACAAGGATTATTAAGGGCTATTATAATTACTGTAATCATGCTATTAATATTTGCAGTAATATTAACTTTTAAAGATATAGGTGAAAAGATATCTTCAATTATATATCTTTTAATTACAATTTTAAGTATAATGTATGGAACGATATATGCTGTTAGAAAAATAAATAAAAAAGGATGGCTAATAGGATTAGTAATATCTATTATATACATGGCTATTATATACATCATATCTATAGTCTCTGGTAATACATTAACTTTTGGGACTGATAGATTTATAAGAATATTTTTAGCATTAATATTAGGAATTCTTTCAGGCATGTTAGGTATTAACATTTAG
- the scfA gene encoding six-cysteine ranthipeptide SCIFF — protein sequence MKHIKTINKANIKNSLQKPGCKECANSCQSACKTSCTVANLACEN from the coding sequence ATGAAACATATAAAAACTATAAACAAAGCAAACATAAAAAACAGCTTACAAAAACCAGGCTGCAAAGAATGTGCAAATTCTTGCCAATCAGCATGTAAAACTTCTTGCACAGTAGCGAACTTAGCTTGTGAAAACTAA
- the scfB gene encoding thioether cross-link-forming SCIFF peptide maturase, whose amino-acid sequence MADIHKFTQMGQKYVIDVNSGAVHIVDDIVYDLLDDEGLEAKEDLMHEYKEKYSKEEIEEVYEEIESLIKEDMLYSKDKYENIAYAHEKSENFIKALCLNIAHDCNLRCKYCFADEGEYKGKRELMSPEIGKKAIDFVIEKSGPRKNIEVDLFGGEPLMAFSTIKEIVEYAKEQEKKHNKTIRFTMTTNGTLLNKEIMEYLDKNMGNIVLSIDGRKEINDNVRVRVDGSGSYDSILPKIKEMIEMRDKTKQYYARGTFTRENLDFFEDVMHMANNDFDEISIEPVVLPEDHPLSLREKDLPKIFEQYDKLVEEMIKRHKEGKEFKFYHFNIDLQGGPCVYKRISGCGAGHEYVAIAPSGDVYPCHQFVGNEDFKMGNIMKGFKVKEDIAKDFKKAHIYNKPECKECWARFYCSGGCQANNYNFNKDMNIPYSLGCTMQKKRIECAITLKSNTMND is encoded by the coding sequence TTGGCTGATATTCATAAGTTCACCCAAATGGGACAAAAATATGTTATAGACGTAAATTCAGGAGCAGTACATATAGTAGATGATATAGTATATGATTTATTAGATGATGAGGGTTTAGAAGCTAAAGAAGATCTTATGCATGAATATAAAGAGAAATATAGCAAAGAGGAAATAGAAGAGGTTTATGAAGAAATAGAAAGTCTTATAAAAGAGGACATGCTATATTCTAAAGATAAGTATGAAAATATAGCTTATGCCCATGAAAAAAGTGAGAATTTTATAAAGGCGTTATGCTTAAATATAGCCCATGATTGTAATTTAAGATGTAAATATTGTTTTGCAGATGAAGGAGAATATAAAGGAAAGAGAGAATTAATGTCTCCAGAGATTGGGAAAAAAGCTATAGATTTTGTTATAGAGAAATCCGGACCAAGAAAAAATATAGAGGTAGATTTATTTGGAGGAGAACCATTAATGGCTTTTTCTACTATAAAGGAAATAGTAGAATATGCTAAAGAACAAGAAAAAAAACATAATAAAACCATAAGATTTACTATGACTACCAATGGTACTCTATTGAATAAGGAAATAATGGAATACTTGGATAAAAATATGGGGAATATAGTATTAAGCATAGATGGAAGAAAAGAAATAAATGATAACGTTAGAGTTAGAGTAGATGGCAGTGGTTCTTATGACTCTATATTACCTAAGATTAAAGAGATGATAGAGATGAGAGATAAAACAAAACAATATTATGCTAGGGGCACGTTTACAAGAGAAAATTTAGATTTTTTTGAAGACGTAATGCATATGGCTAATAATGACTTTGATGAAATATCTATAGAACCAGTAGTTCTTCCAGAAGATCATCCTTTATCCTTAAGAGAAAAAGATTTACCAAAAATATTTGAACAATATGATAAATTAGTAGAAGAAATGATAAAAAGACATAAAGAAGGTAAAGAATTTAAGTTTTATCACTTTAATATAGATCTTCAAGGAGGACCTTGTGTTTATAAAAGAATATCTGGTTGTGGAGCAGGTCATGAATATGTTGCTATAGCTCCATCAGGAGATGTTTACCCATGTCATCAATTTGTAGGGAATGAAGACTTTAAAATGGGAAATATAATGAAGGGCTTTAAAGTAAAAGAAGATATAGCAAAGGACTTTAAAAAAGCTCATATATACAATAAACCAGAATGTAAAGAATGTTGGGCAAGATTTTACTGTAGTGGAGGATGCCAAGCGAACAATTATAACTTTAATAAAGATATGAATATACCTTATAGTTTAGGATGTACTATGCAAAAAAAGAGAATAGAGTGTGCAATAACTTTAAAATCTAATACAATGAATGATTAA
- the secD gene encoding protein translocase subunit SecD, with the protein MSYNRHKSNKGKSVIIFTVLIVVIAIFAYAGSYGLKVGNYRFKSFGETINKGLDLQGGVSMLEEIQADKVDEKTVDRTIELISMRVNKMGVSETTVTREGKKRIRIEIPGKYDAKEVIDSVGKTGELKFIGPDKSIILTGKDVKDATAYINQEDNSPTVGLDLNESGAKKFANATKKFIGQPIAIYMDEEELTKPVVQAHITNGKAVITGSKSIEEAKRQANIIKSGALPVAVKPVEVKTVGATLGANALDLSVKAGVVGVGIVFLFMILYYRVPGLLADIALVLYIVLLLATFSTIKATLTLSGIAGFLLTIGMAVDANVLIFERIREELKTGKSIKSALESGYHRALSSILDSNITTIIAGIVLYNLGSGAVKGFALTLMIGIILSMFTAIVVTKLLLKLGYDIGILNSLACFRVKKGEE; encoded by the coding sequence ATGAGTTACAATAGGCATAAAAGTAACAAGGGAAAAAGCGTAATAATATTTACAGTATTAATTGTAGTAATAGCTATATTTGCTTATGCAGGATCTTATGGTTTGAAAGTAGGAAATTACAGATTCAAATCATTTGGAGAGACTATCAATAAAGGCTTGGATCTTCAAGGTGGAGTATCAATGCTAGAAGAAATTCAGGCAGATAAGGTAGATGAAAAAACTGTAGATAGAACTATAGAGCTTATATCTATGAGAGTTAATAAAATGGGTGTTAGCGAAACTACAGTAACAAGAGAAGGTAAAAAAAGAATAAGAATAGAAATACCAGGTAAATATGATGCTAAGGAAGTTATTGATAGTGTAGGTAAAACAGGAGAATTAAAATTTATAGGACCAGATAAAAGCATTATACTTACAGGTAAAGACGTAAAGGATGCAACAGCTTATATAAATCAAGAAGATAATTCACCTACTGTTGGATTAGATCTAAACGAATCAGGAGCTAAAAAATTTGCAAATGCTACTAAAAAATTCATAGGCCAACCTATAGCTATATATATGGATGAAGAAGAATTGACAAAGCCAGTAGTTCAAGCACACATAACTAATGGAAAGGCTGTAATAACAGGAAGTAAAAGTATAGAGGAAGCTAAAAGACAAGCTAATATAATAAAATCAGGAGCCTTACCTGTAGCTGTTAAGCCTGTAGAGGTTAAAACAGTAGGAGCTACATTAGGTGCTAACGCATTAGATCTAAGTGTAAAAGCAGGAGTCGTAGGTGTAGGAATTGTATTTTTATTTATGATTTTATACTATAGAGTACCAGGATTATTAGCAGATATAGCTTTAGTTTTATACATAGTATTACTTTTAGCTACATTCTCAACTATAAAAGCTACGTTAACTTTATCAGGTATAGCCGGATTTTTATTAACAATAGGTATGGCAGTAGATGCTAATGTGCTTATATTTGAAAGAATTCGAGAGGAACTTAAAACAGGAAAATCAATAAAATCTGCTTTAGAATCAGGATATCATAGAGCACTTTCTTCTATTTTAGACTCTAATATAACTACAATAATAGCAGGTATAGTTTTATATAACTTAGGCTCTGGTGCAGTTAAAGGATTTGCTTTAACTCTTATGATAGGTATAATCCTAAGTATGTTTACAGCTATAGTTGTTACTAAATTATTACTAAAACTAGGTTATGATATAGGCATTCTTAATAGTTTAGCTTGTTTTAGAGTTAAAAAGGGGGAAGAATAG
- the secF gene encoding protein translocase subunit SecF: MLKIIEKTKIWFSISLIIILTGMFFLMKDGLNYGIDFKGGTVVQINIGKDFKKEEVDQIIKKHTSDSVTNKVNNTQIEIRSNSLTDEEINKLFSDVKSKYNLKDKDLVSQQRIGPSVGKELKRKALLALIIANIAMLIYVGVRFEFKFALAAILGLVHDILITISVYAIFKLPVSSSFIAAVLTIVGYSINDTIVIFDRIRENQKKMRRKDVSEIANISITQTMSRSINTVLTTLFTIVAVYVFVPSIRDFAFPLIVGIITGCYSSIFISSPLWILFKKSKLANKSA, encoded by the coding sequence ATGCTAAAGATAATAGAAAAAACAAAAATTTGGTTTTCTATTTCCTTAATAATCATACTTACAGGAATGTTTTTTCTTATGAAGGATGGATTAAATTATGGAATAGATTTTAAAGGTGGTACTGTTGTACAAATAAATATAGGAAAAGATTTCAAAAAAGAAGAAGTTGATCAAATAATAAAGAAGCATACTTCAGATTCTGTGACTAATAAAGTAAACAATACTCAAATAGAAATAAGAAGTAATTCTTTAACGGACGAGGAAATTAATAAGCTATTTAGTGATGTAAAATCCAAATACAATTTAAAAGATAAAGATTTAGTTTCTCAACAGAGAATAGGACCATCAGTTGGAAAAGAATTGAAAAGAAAGGCTTTATTAGCACTTATAATAGCTAATATAGCAATGCTTATATATGTTGGAGTAAGATTTGAATTTAAATTTGCTCTTGCAGCTATACTTGGATTAGTTCATGATATATTAATAACTATTTCAGTATATGCTATATTTAAACTACCTGTGAGCTCAAGCTTTATAGCAGCAGTACTTACTATAGTAGGTTATTCCATAAATGATACAATTGTAATATTTGATAGAATAAGAGAAAATCAAAAGAAAATGAGAAGAAAAGATGTATCAGAAATAGCTAATATATCTATAACTCAAACTATGTCAAGGTCTATAAATACAGTATTAACTACTTTATTTACAATAGTTGCAGTTTATGTATTTGTGCCTTCCATTAGAGATTTTGCTTTCCCTTTAATAGTTGGTATAATAACAGGATGCTATTCTTCTATATTTATATCTAGTCCTCTTTGGATTTTATTTAAGAAGTCAAAATTAGCAAATAAATCAGCATAA
- a CDS encoding DHH family phosphoesterase produces MEKLVDNLQWYKNPKVNNPFLLNGMDRALKRIVKAVNHREKIVLYGYYDFDGIAAISLLLLVLKFLNADVEYFIPDCLDEKHNINSTYIENHIKFLGADLIITVGCGINSSSEVELCKRLGMDIIITDWHKCLREKPKSTVICPNENSCSYPFKYLSASGIAYKLVEALSMYYKMKFTYKYLDLVMLGTISNTNSIKEENLYIVKEGLESLQNTNNHGLKALLHIEKIQNDEINLYDLKKLTQKLSKVTEPTNKINNARILVELFTTTNEDRANQIAKYLKNEIDFNIHNKE; encoded by the coding sequence ATGGAGAAATTGGTTGATAATTTGCAATGGTATAAAAATCCAAAAGTTAATAATCCTTTTTTGCTAAATGGGATGGATAGAGCTTTAAAAAGAATAGTTAAGGCTGTTAATCATAGAGAAAAAATAGTTCTGTATGGATATTATGATTTTGATGGTATAGCGGCTATATCATTATTGTTATTAGTTTTAAAATTTTTAAATGCAGATGTGGAATATTTTATACCAGATTGTTTAGATGAAAAACATAATATAAATTCTACATATATAGAAAATCATATAAAATTTTTGGGTGCAGATTTGATTATAACAGTAGGATGTGGTATAAACTCTAGTTCAGAAGTAGAATTATGCAAAAGACTTGGAATGGATATAATAATTACAGATTGGCATAAATGTTTAAGAGAAAAACCTAAATCAACAGTTATATGTCCAAATGAAAATTCATGTTCATATCCATTTAAATATTTGTCAGCTTCAGGTATAGCTTATAAGTTGGTGGAAGCACTTTCTATGTATTACAAAATGAAATTTACATATAAATATTTAGATTTAGTTATGTTGGGAACCATATCAAATACCAATTCTATAAAAGAAGAAAACTTATATATAGTTAAAGAAGGGTTGGAATCTCTGCAGAATACAAATAACCATGGGTTGAAAGCTCTTCTACATATTGAAAAAATCCAAAATGATGAAATTAATTTATATGATCTTAAAAAATTAACACAAAAATTATCTAAAGTTACAGAACCTACTAATAAAATTAATAATGCAAGGATATTGGTAGAGTTATTCACTACAACTAATGAGGATAGAGCTAATCAAATAGCTAAGTATTTAAAAAATGAAATAGACTTCAATATACATAATAAAGAATGA